The Deltaproteobacteria bacterium genome contains a region encoding:
- a CDS encoding helix-turn-helix domain-containing protein encodes MDTKEPIRRNRVRELRENRLMTQAQLARKARVALRTIHSVEKGMNCRMDTKRKILLALGMRFEDKDYVFPPIGMSSVSDELHHG; translated from the coding sequence ATGGATACCAAGGAGCCCATCCGCAGGAACCGGGTGCGCGAGCTTCGCGAGAACCGGCTGATGACCCAGGCCCAGCTCGCGCGCAAGGCGAGGGTTGCGCTCCGCACCATCCACAGCGTCGAGAAGGGCATGAACTGCCGGATGGACACCAAGCGCAAGATCCTCCTCGCCCTGGGCATGCGCTTCGAGGACAAGGATTACGTCTTCCCCCCGATCGGCATGTCCTCCGTCTCCGACGAGCTTCATCACGGCTAG